A single window of Uloborus diversus isolate 005 chromosome 5, Udiv.v.3.1, whole genome shotgun sequence DNA harbors:
- the LOC129222277 gene encoding uncharacterized protein LOC129222277, whose translation MQKVSGMKCAGRKKPSKGNSLEPDNEKQMHDKTHLISCNLQSNRKKNSSCQETDMNQRSKRSKNVQYQVFFSSDSDTDTSVSTPPSTTKPRRFSTSKSKRVTVIHKPRVTPKSNSSNCSKQELGRSFLEADTEMKAVGNFKTTDSSFLPDTALSLNKNSSQEPDQDTYDFDSSNPKMKRVFAENCGNAMLGIKSDASVSDKKLNSKKFFPSKQNHKKDVSVTNIADSFPRSHSENDKNLEKCNSNWTKPNTIEEANVSSDSVDSERELNPLERKRVSFATLDSVYKFQRNSAVIYCDKRKTVQCTKNNVSSDSEESSASELDGEKPVTKGKEGKVLSLPEGIKKGQHTVKKATNESAKNHVMQSKELGQCLKDKTLEVDPHSLMHYVATNGEMDLDDETEIYTFVPSEQQEVEKTDSADCNASMITMHRR comes from the coding sequence ATGCAGAAAGTTTCTGGAATGAAATGTGCAGGAAGGAAAAAACCATCCAAAGGCAATAGCTTGGAGCCTGATAATGAGAAACAAATGCATGATAAAACACATTTGATTTCTTGTAACCTTCAAagcaataggaaaaaaaattcttcatgccAGGAAACGGACATGAATCAAAGATCAAAACGTTCTAAAAATGTACAATATCAGGTTTTTTTCTCATCTGACTCTGACACAGACACTTCTGTTTCTACTCCACCTTCCACAACAAAGCCCAGAAGGTTTTCTACTAGCAAAAGTAAGCGTGTGACAGTCATTCACAAGCCACGTGTGACTCCTAAAAGTAACAGTAGCAATTGCTCTAAGCAAGAATTGGGGAGATCTTTTTTAGAAGCAGACACCGAAATGAAAGCAGTTGGCAATTTTAAAACAACAGATTCCTCCTTTCTACCTGATACTGcgttaagtttaaataaaaactcCTCCCAAGAGCCAGACCAAGATACTTATGATTTTGATTCATCAAACCCAAAAATGAAAAGAGTGTTTGCTGAAAACTGTGGTAATGCTATGTTAGGCATAAAATCTGATGCTAGCGTAAGTGATAAAAAGTTAAACAGTAAGAAATTTTTCCCTagtaaacaaaatcataaaaaagaTGTATCAGTAACAAATATTGCTGATTCTTTCCCAAGATCACAttcagaaaatgataaaaatttagaaaaatgtaacTCCAATTGGACAAAACCAAATACAATTGAAGAAGCAAATGTGTCAAGTGACTCTGTTGATTCAGAGAGAGAATTGAATCCTTTAGAACGAAAAAGGGTTTCCTTTGCTACACTTGATTCAGTTTATAAATTCCAAAGAAATTCTGCTGTCATTTATTGCGATAAGCGTAAAACTGTGCAGTGtactaaaaataatgtttcaagtgACAGTGAGGAAAGCAGTGCTTCAGAATTGGATGGGGAAAAACCTGTAACGAAAGGCAAAGAGGGAAAAGTTCTTTCACTTCCTGAAGGTATTAAAAAAGGACAACATACAGTTAAGAAAGCAACAAATGAGAGTGCAAAAAATCATGTGATGCAGTCGAAGGAGCTCGGGCAATGTCTCAAAGACAAAACCTTAGAAGTTGATCCTCATTCTTTGATGCATTATGTAGCCACAAATGGTGAAATGGACCTTGATGACGAGACTGAAATTTATACGTTTGTGCCATCTGAACAGCAAGAGGTTGAAAAAACTGATTCTGCAGATTGTAATGCTTCTATGATAACGATGCATAGGAGGTAA